One window of the Roseovarius sp. THAF9 genome contains the following:
- a CDS encoding calcium/sodium antiporter, with protein MWPWLMSGLGLLILLLAGDALVKGAVNLSLRVGIPALIVSLTIVAFGTSAPELLISVNAVLENKPGLALGNVVGSNTANILLVLGVPALLATLHTSGCNTRKTYLFMIGATLIFIGLAFRGPFDWIAGAVLLACLGLVLGDAFRDARNHRRDGKAAEVEADEEEEVEGADPDMPWWQIFVFLALGLVGLPLGADLLVDNASIIAREFGVSDAVIGLTLVALGTSLPELATTVMAALRKQADVALGNVIGSNMFNLLAIIGITTFVGAIPVDPEFLQFDLWVMLGASLLLIPFVFLGRDINRLWGIALTVLYVIYVLVVLS; from the coding sequence ATGTGGCCATGGCTGATGTCGGGGCTGGGGCTGTTGATCCTGCTGCTGGCCGGGGATGCGTTGGTGAAAGGCGCGGTGAACCTGAGCCTGCGCGTGGGGATCCCGGCGCTGATCGTCAGCCTGACGATCGTGGCTTTTGGGACGTCTGCGCCGGAATTGCTGATCTCGGTCAACGCGGTGCTGGAGAACAAGCCGGGGCTGGCGCTGGGCAACGTGGTGGGGTCGAACACGGCGAATATTCTGCTGGTGCTGGGGGTGCCGGCGCTGTTGGCGACGCTGCACACCTCGGGGTGCAACACGCGCAAGACGTATCTTTTCATGATCGGGGCGACGCTGATCTTCATCGGGCTGGCGTTTCGCGGGCCGTTCGATTGGATCGCTGGGGCGGTTTTGCTGGCCTGCCTTGGGCTGGTGCTGGGCGATGCGTTCCGGGATGCGCGGAACCACCGGCGCGACGGCAAGGCTGCCGAGGTGGAAGCGGACGAAGAGGAAGAGGTCGAGGGCGCCGACCCCGACATGCCGTGGTGGCAGATCTTCGTTTTTCTGGCGCTGGGCCTTGTGGGGCTGCCGCTGGGCGCGGACCTGCTGGTGGACAACGCGTCGATCATCGCGCGGGAATTCGGGGTCAGCGATGCGGTGATCGGCCTGACGCTGGTGGCGCTGGGCACGTCCCTGCCGGAGTTGGCGACGACGGTGATGGCGGCCTTGCGCAAACAGGCGGATGTGGCGCTGGGCAACGTCATCGGGTCGAACATGTTCAACCTGCTGGCGATCATCGGGATCACGACGTTCGTGGGTGCGATCCCGGTCGACCCGGAGTTCCTGCAGTTCGACCTGTGGGTGATGCTGGGCGCGTCGCTGCTGTTGATCCCGTTCGTGTTCCTGGGCCGGGATATCAACCGGCTGTGGGGCATCGCCTTGACCGTTCTCTACGTGATCTATGTCTTGGTCGTGTTGAGCTGA
- a CDS encoding polysaccharide deacetylase family protein: MPGTLCLTFDDLFVANWVAARPVFDAHDARVTFCVSHLHTATPDQIEGLHLLQSDGHEIACHTRTHPKLKPYLATHGLDHWLEHEVDLAITEHRAAGFPARSFACPFHASTPETRAALASRFEVIRAAGPRSLDRANPASRIYGEIPASRCLDTLGFADMQHKAFPGWRQQHHLLDLIAKTDGLAVFTGHDIRDRKTGPGFYSSQAQIGRLLDAATTRGIAIKPA, encoded by the coding sequence TTGCCCGGCACGCTCTGCCTCACCTTCGACGACCTCTTCGTCGCAAACTGGGTCGCCGCCCGACCCGTGTTCGACGCCCATGATGCCCGCGTCACCTTCTGCGTGTCGCACCTGCACACGGCCACGCCGGACCAGATAGAAGGCCTGCACCTGCTGCAATCCGATGGCCACGAGATCGCCTGCCACACACGCACCCACCCGAAACTGAAGCCCTACCTAGCCACCCACGGCCTCGACCACTGGCTCGAACACGAGGTCGACCTTGCCATCACCGAGCACCGCGCGGCAGGCTTCCCGGCACGCAGCTTCGCCTGCCCCTTCCACGCCTCCACGCCCGAGACCCGCGCGGCCCTCGCCTCCCGCTTCGAGGTCATCCGCGCCGCCGGCCCCCGCAGCCTCGACCGCGCCAACCCCGCAAGCCGTATCTACGGTGAAATCCCAGCCTCGCGCTGCCTCGACACCCTCGGTTTCGCCGACATGCAGCACAAGGCCTTCCCCGGCTGGCGCCAGCAGCACCACCTGCTCGACCTCATCGCCAAGACGGACGGCCTCGCGGTCTTCACAGGCCACGACATCAGGGACCGCAAAACCGGCCCGGGTTTCTACAGCAGCCAAGCCCAGATCGGTCGTCTGCTGGACGCCGCCACCACGCGAGGCATTGCGATCAAACCCGCGTAG
- the mepA gene encoding penicillin-insensitive murein endopeptidase, with protein sequence MVRIVKPVLLALVLAGCGGSTAEQEGAQPAVLSTQNIPADMRGVQAKQLFGAKRGGSQQAARPFGGYAKGCVAGGVQLPETGPTWQAMRLSRNRNWGHPEVIDFVQKLSRFAATQPGWKGLYVGDISQPRGGPMLTGHRSHQMGLDVDIWLRPANNLNLSRAQRESLSSISLRRANGAYTNDNYNRTHHEIMKAAAKDPRVARIFVFPGAKVRMCEEETGDRSWLRKIRPWYGHHYHFHVRLKCPRGAKGCVDQAAPPAGDGCADARQWQRNILNPPPPDPDAPPPKPRRELTMADLPAQCLGVLQSE encoded by the coding sequence ATGGTCCGTATCGTAAAGCCGGTCCTGCTGGCGTTGGTGCTGGCAGGCTGTGGCGGGTCCACGGCAGAACAGGAGGGCGCCCAGCCCGCGGTGCTGTCGACGCAGAACATCCCGGCGGACATGCGCGGGGTGCAGGCAAAACAGCTGTTCGGCGCCAAGCGCGGCGGCTCGCAGCAGGCGGCGCGGCCCTTCGGCGGCTATGCCAAGGGATGCGTGGCGGGCGGTGTGCAACTGCCCGAGACGGGGCCGACATGGCAGGCGATGCGCCTGAGCCGGAACCGCAACTGGGGCCATCCCGAGGTAATCGACTTCGTGCAGAAACTGTCGCGCTTTGCGGCGACGCAGCCGGGGTGGAAAGGGCTTTACGTAGGCGACATCAGCCAGCCGCGGGGCGGGCCGATGCTGACCGGGCATCGCAGCCACCAGATGGGGCTGGACGTGGATATCTGGCTGCGGCCGGCGAACAACCTGAACCTCAGCCGGGCGCAGCGGGAAAGCCTGTCGTCGATTTCGCTGCGGCGGGCGAACGGGGCCTATACCAACGACAATTACAACCGCACCCATCACGAGATCATGAAGGCCGCGGCGAAGGACCCGCGCGTGGCGCGGATTTTCGTCTTTCCCGGCGCCAAGGTGCGGATGTGCGAGGAAGAGACCGGCGACCGCAGCTGGCTGCGCAAGATCCGGCCCTGGTACGGGCATCACTATCATTTCCACGTGCGGCTGAAATGTCCGCGCGGGGCGAAGGGCTGTGTCGATCAGGCCGCGCCCCCCGCCGGGGATGGCTGCGCCGATGCGCGGCAGTGGCAGCGCAACATCCTGAACCCGCCGCCGCCCGACCCCGACGCGCCGCCGCCCAAGCCGCGCCGCGAGCTGACCATGGCGGACCTGCCGGCGCAGTGCCTTGGCGTGCTGCAATCGGAGTGA
- the arfB gene encoding alternative ribosome rescue aminoacyl-tRNA hydrolase ArfB — MMKINDRITIEDWELTEQFTRASGPGGQNVNKVSSAVELRFEAERSPNLPDPVKRRLRRLAGRRWTKDGAVVLQVSEERSQARNREIARERLAELIAKACEKPKRRIPTKVSKNQKRKRVEAKKKRAEVKALRGKVDGV; from the coding sequence ATCATGAAGATCAACGACAGGATCACCATCGAGGATTGGGAACTGACCGAGCAGTTCACCCGCGCGTCCGGACCGGGCGGGCAGAACGTGAACAAGGTGTCTTCGGCGGTGGAGTTGCGGTTCGAGGCGGAGCGCTCGCCCAACCTGCCCGACCCGGTGAAGCGGCGGCTGCGGCGGCTGGCCGGGCGGCGCTGGACCAAGGACGGCGCGGTGGTGTTGCAGGTGTCGGAGGAACGCAGCCAGGCCCGCAACCGCGAGATCGCGCGGGAGCGGCTGGCGGAGTTGATTGCCAAGGCCTGCGAAAAGCCGAAGCGGCGGATCCCCACGAAAGTGTCGAAGAACCAGAAACGCAAGCGTGTCGAGGCGAAGAAGAAGCGGGCCGAGGTGAAGGCGCTCAGGGGGAAGGTCGACGGGGTTTGA
- a CDS encoding S49 family peptidase — MKRFIPFLKSDPLVSVVRLSGAIGAGARMPLSDEAMAPAIEKAFKRGKPKAVALLINSPGGSPVQSALIAGRIRRLADEHEVPVHAFVEDVAASGGYWLASAADDIWVDDNSIVGSIGVISAGFGAHVFLARQGVERRVYTAGKSKSTLDPFQPEKKEDVARLKGILEEMHGNFIAQIKARRGDRLSEEEDLFTGEFWLGGRGVELGLADGVAHLVPKLKELYGDKVRFATYGKKKGFFQRFGSSVIEDAFASVEERAAFARFGL, encoded by the coding sequence ATGAAGCGATTTATCCCGTTTTTGAAAAGCGACCCGCTGGTGTCGGTTGTCCGCCTGTCGGGGGCCATCGGTGCCGGAGCACGGATGCCTTTGAGCGACGAGGCGATGGCGCCGGCCATCGAAAAGGCGTTCAAGCGGGGCAAGCCAAAGGCGGTGGCGCTGCTGATCAACAGCCCCGGCGGATCGCCGGTGCAGTCGGCGCTGATCGCCGGGCGCATCCGGCGGCTGGCCGACGAGCACGAGGTGCCGGTGCATGCCTTCGTCGAGGACGTCGCGGCGTCGGGGGGCTATTGGCTGGCCTCGGCGGCGGATGACATCTGGGTCGACGACAATTCCATCGTGGGCAGCATCGGCGTGATTTCCGCCGGTTTCGGCGCGCATGTGTTCCTCGCGCGGCAGGGCGTCGAGCGGCGGGTCTATACGGCCGGCAAGTCGAAGAGCACGCTCGACCCGTTCCAGCCCGAGAAGAAGGAAGACGTGGCGCGTCTGAAAGGCATCCTCGAAGAGATGCACGGGAATTTCATTGCGCAGATAAAGGCGCGGCGTGGGGATCGGCTGAGCGAGGAGGAAGACCTTTTCACCGGCGAGTTCTGGCTGGGGGGCCGGGGTGTCGAGCTGGGGCTGGCCGACGGGGTGGCGCATCTGGTGCCGAAGCTGAAAGAGCTTTACGGCGACAAGGTGCGGTTTGCCACCTATGGCAAGAAGAAGGGCTTTTTCCAGCGGTTCGGGTCCTCGGTGATCGAGGATGCGTTTGCCTCGGTCGAGGAACGCGCGGCCTTTGCGCGGTTCGGCCTGTGA
- a CDS encoding queuosine precursor transporter, with the protein MTSKILPGVLAMAAIVVASNILVQFLFGKWLTWGAFTYPLAFLVTDVMNRVYGRAAARRVVLAGFVVGLICSFIGTQISGEFGPLVTVRIALGSAVAFLTAQLLDIAVFDRFRGGAWWRAPVVSSLIGGSVDTGLFFTIAFSASLTFLEPGNDVGWAGEALPLLGTGPVVPLWVSLAVADWLVKLVLAILALVPFRIIVGSLSGRTT; encoded by the coding sequence ATGACATCCAAGATCCTACCCGGCGTTCTGGCGATGGCGGCGATTGTCGTCGCGTCGAACATCCTGGTTCAGTTCCTGTTCGGCAAGTGGCTGACCTGGGGGGCGTTCACTTATCCGCTGGCGTTCCTGGTGACGGACGTGATGAACCGCGTCTATGGCCGCGCGGCGGCGCGGCGCGTGGTGCTGGCAGGGTTCGTGGTGGGGCTGATCTGTTCGTTCATCGGCACGCAGATCTCGGGTGAGTTCGGGCCGCTGGTGACGGTGCGGATCGCGCTGGGCTCGGCCGTGGCGTTTCTGACCGCGCAACTTCTGGATATCGCGGTGTTCGACCGGTTCAGGGGCGGGGCGTGGTGGCGGGCGCCGGTGGTGTCGTCGCTGATCGGGGGCAGCGTGGACACGGGCCTGTTCTTTACCATCGCGTTTTCGGCCAGCCTGACATTCCTGGAGCCGGGCAACGATGTGGGCTGGGCCGGTGAGGCGCTGCCGCTGTTGGGCACAGGCCCGGTGGTGCCGTTGTGGGTGTCGCTGGCGGTGGCGGACTGGCTGGTGAAGCTGGTGCTGGCAATTTTGGCACTTGTGCCGTTTCGCATCATCGTGGGGTCACTTAGTGGCAGGACCACATGA
- a CDS encoding SGNH/GDSL hydrolase family protein, translated as MKRLSRFVWPLIIFALGACTETVTRADNSRILLMGDSMMAFHGMSGKSVSHAMERRLGEPVIDRSVSGARFLYSLPISGAAGMNITKQFRAGNWDWIVMNGGGNDILFGCGCGLCDRRIDRLISEDGTTGVIPGFVSKMRKTGANVVMVGYLHTPGIRSPIEGCVDEGREMDARMARLAALDRGVYFIPMSDVVPPGDRTYHAVDLIHPSPKGSDAIGSRIAELIRQTGPRR; from the coding sequence ATGAAACGCCTCTCTCGTTTTGTCTGGCCGCTCATCATATTCGCGCTCGGTGCCTGCACCGAGACGGTGACGCGTGCCGATAACTCCCGTATCCTTCTCATGGGCGACTCCATGATGGCTTTCCACGGCATGTCCGGGAAATCCGTCTCTCACGCCATGGAACGCCGCCTGGGCGAGCCGGTCATCGACCGCTCCGTCTCCGGCGCCCGCTTCCTCTATTCCCTACCGATCTCGGGCGCGGCGGGCATGAACATCACGAAACAATTCCGCGCGGGCAACTGGGACTGGATCGTGATGAACGGCGGCGGCAACGACATCCTGTTCGGCTGCGGCTGCGGCCTCTGCGACCGCCGCATCGACCGCCTGATCTCCGAGGACGGCACCACCGGCGTCATCCCCGGCTTCGTCTCGAAGATGCGCAAGACCGGCGCCAACGTGGTGATGGTGGGCTACCTGCACACCCCCGGCATCCGCTCCCCCATCGAAGGCTGCGTGGATGAGGGCCGCGAGATGGACGCCCGCATGGCCCGCCTCGCCGCGCTCGACCGCGGCGTGTACTTCATCCCGATGAGCGACGTAGTCCCGCCCGGCGACCGCACCTATCACGCGGTCGACCTCATCCACCCCTCACCCAAGGGCTCCGACGCCATCGGCAGCCGCATCGCCGAGCTCATCCGCCAGACCGGACCGCGCCGGTAA
- a CDS encoding MFS transporter encodes MAEVSARKRIWGWFFFDWASQPYHTLLVTFVFGPFFAAVASNYFLGTGLEEEAADARAQTLWSWCLALSGLVIAFGAPIMGAMADSAGRRIPWMVFFSVLYVVGAAGLWWTAPDGSNMVLALVLFGIGFIGAEYALIFVNSQLPSVATADDVGSTSGSGFAFGYLGGLVSLAIMLVFFQTMDGGRTIVGLEPALGLDAARDEDKRIVGPLAAVWYVVFMIPYFLWVRDADTAPKGAGFVGAMTLLKKSVANLPNRKSLLAYLGSSMFYRDALNGLYSFGGTYATLVLDWSIVRVGIFGIISVIGAAAFSWVGGRLDKRFGPKPVIIVAVWILIGVCITIVSMDRTMFFGIPLEDGSALPDMVFFGCGILIGGLGGTLQSASRSLMVRHTDPAVPTESFGLYGLSGRATAFVAPALIGLVTYISGSARIGVTPLILLFLVGLILLRWVQAKGDSETWSVS; translated from the coding sequence ATGGCAGAGGTTTCGGCACGCAAGCGGATCTGGGGCTGGTTCTTTTTCGACTGGGCCAGCCAGCCCTATCACACCCTGTTGGTGACCTTCGTGTTCGGGCCATTCTTTGCCGCTGTCGCCTCGAATTATTTCCTTGGCACGGGTCTGGAGGAAGAGGCGGCGGATGCGCGGGCGCAGACGCTGTGGTCATGGTGCCTGGCGCTGTCGGGACTGGTGATCGCGTTCGGCGCGCCGATCATGGGCGCGATGGCGGATTCCGCCGGGCGGCGCATTCCGTGGATGGTATTCTTTTCGGTGCTCTATGTCGTGGGCGCGGCGGGCCTGTGGTGGACGGCCCCGGACGGGTCGAACATGGTGCTGGCGCTGGTGCTGTTCGGCATCGGCTTTATCGGGGCGGAATACGCGCTGATCTTCGTCAATTCGCAATTGCCGTCGGTGGCGACGGCGGATGACGTGGGGTCGACCTCGGGCAGCGGGTTCGCCTTTGGTTACCTGGGCGGGCTGGTGTCGCTGGCGATCATGCTGGTGTTTTTTCAGACGATGGACGGAGGGCGCACAATCGTCGGTTTGGAGCCGGCGCTGGGGCTGGACGCCGCGCGGGACGAGGACAAGCGCATTGTCGGGCCGCTGGCGGCGGTGTGGTACGTGGTGTTCATGATCCCTTATTTCCTCTGGGTGCGCGATGCGGACACTGCGCCCAAGGGGGCGGGGTTCGTCGGTGCGATGACGCTGCTGAAGAAATCGGTGGCGAACCTGCCAAATCGCAAGAGCCTGCTGGCCTATCTGGGGTCGTCGATGTTTTACCGCGACGCGCTGAACGGGCTTTACAGTTTCGGGGGCACTTACGCGACGCTGGTGCTGGATTGGTCCATCGTGAGGGTGGGCATTTTCGGTATCATCAGCGTCATCGGTGCGGCGGCCTTCAGCTGGGTCGGCGGCAGGCTGGACAAGCGGTTCGGACCGAAGCCGGTGATCATCGTGGCGGTGTGGATCCTGATCGGGGTGTGCATCACCATCGTCAGCATGGACCGCACGATGTTCTTCGGTATCCCGCTGGAAGACGGCTCGGCCCTGCCGGACATGGTGTTCTTCGGCTGCGGTATCCTGATCGGGGGCCTGGGCGGCACGCTGCAATCGGCCAGCCGGTCCTTGATGGTGCGCCACACCGACCCGGCGGTGCCGACCGAAAGCTTTGGCCTTTACGGGTTGTCGGGGCGGGCGACGGCGTTTGTGGCCCCGGCGTTGATCGGGCTGGTGACCTATATCAGCGGAAGCGCGCGAATTGGGGTCACGCCCCTTATTCTGCTTTTCCTCGTGGGGTTGATCTTGCTACGCTGGGTTCAGGCAAAAGGGGATAGTGAAACATGGTCCGTATCGTAA
- a CDS encoding ABC transporter ATP-binding protein — MAAFVEVSGLEKTFDDGFQALKGVHLEIREGEILALLGPNGAGKTTLISALCGITTPTGGTARVGGHDIEAEYRAARSLVGLVPQEIALEPFEKVINTVRFSRGLFGKGRDEALVEKILRQLSLWDKRTNQIKELSGGMKRRVLIAKALVHEPRVLFLDEPTAGVDVELRRDMWDVVEGLRQDGVTIILTTHYIEEAEAIADRVAVINKGEILLVEDKTALMQRMGRKSLRIDLVEPVEAVPESLSDYDLWMSPDGQSLTYTYDTNAERTGIARLVRELTEAGLVIRDIQTSQSSLEEIFVGLVQEDAA, encoded by the coding sequence ATGGCGGCGTTTGTCGAGGTGAGCGGCCTGGAGAAGACTTTTGACGACGGGTTTCAGGCCCTGAAGGGCGTGCACCTGGAGATCCGCGAGGGCGAGATCCTGGCGCTGCTGGGGCCCAATGGCGCGGGCAAGACGACGCTGATTTCGGCGCTGTGCGGGATCACGACGCCGACGGGCGGCACGGCGCGCGTGGGCGGGCATGACATCGAGGCCGAGTATCGCGCGGCGCGGTCGCTGGTGGGGCTGGTACCACAGGAGATTGCGCTGGAGCCGTTCGAGAAGGTGATCAACACGGTGCGGTTTTCGCGGGGCCTCTTTGGCAAGGGCCGCGACGAGGCGCTGGTGGAGAAGATCCTGCGGCAGCTGAGCCTGTGGGACAAGCGGACCAACCAGATCAAGGAATTGTCGGGCGGTATGAAGCGGCGGGTGCTGATCGCCAAGGCGCTGGTGCATGAGCCGCGGGTGCTGTTTCTGGACGAGCCGACCGCCGGCGTCGATGTGGAGTTGCGCCGGGATATGTGGGACGTGGTCGAGGGGCTGCGGCAGGACGGCGTGACGATCATCCTGACGACCCATTACATCGAGGAGGCCGAGGCGATTGCCGACCGGGTGGCGGTGATCAACAAGGGCGAGATCCTGCTGGTTGAGGACAAGACCGCGCTGATGCAGCGGATGGGGCGCAAGAGCCTGCGGATCGACCTGGTCGAGCCGGTGGAGGCGGTGCCCGAGAGCCTGTCGGATTATGACTTGTGGATGAGCCCGGACGGCCAGAGCCTGACCTATACCTATGACACCAATGCCGAGCGGACGGGGATTGCGCGGCTGGTGCGCGAACTGACGGAGGCGGGGCTGGTGATCCGCGATATTCAGACCAGCCAGTCGAGCCTGGAAGAGATCTTCGTGGGGCTGGTGCAGGAGGATGCGGCATGA
- a CDS encoding SDR family oxidoreductase: protein MTDQSQTRRALVTGGGKRLGRAMALYLGARGYDVAVHYGGSADAAEETAGEIEAKGRKAVTVQADLLDEAAVQALMPEAAARLGGPVHVLVNNASIFEDETYQTATRQSWDRHMESNLRAPFALTQGLAAQVPEPVKDENGEPVAQGLVVNMIDQRVRKLTPYFASYTIAKSGLWTMTRTAAQALGPRVRVNGIGPGPTLKSTEQSEEQFFDQRARTILKRGVNPEDITAALGYFLEAKAVTGQLICVDGGQHLAWQTPDVLGVDV, encoded by the coding sequence ATGACCGACCAATCCCAGACCCGCCGCGCCCTAGTGACCGGAGGCGGCAAGCGCCTTGGGCGGGCGATGGCGTTGTACCTGGGCGCGCGGGGCTATGACGTGGCTGTGCATTACGGCGGGTCGGCCGATGCGGCCGAGGAAACCGCGGGCGAGATCGAGGCAAAGGGCAGGAAAGCCGTGACCGTGCAGGCGGACCTGCTGGATGAGGCCGCGGTGCAGGCTCTGATGCCCGAGGCGGCGGCGCGGTTGGGCGGGCCGGTGCATGTGCTGGTGAACAACGCGTCGATCTTCGAGGACGAGACGTATCAGACGGCGACCCGGCAGAGCTGGGACCGGCACATGGAGTCGAATTTGCGCGCGCCCTTCGCGCTGACGCAAGGTTTGGCGGCGCAGGTGCCGGAGCCGGTGAAGGACGAGAATGGCGAGCCGGTGGCGCAGGGGCTGGTGGTGAACATGATCGACCAGCGGGTGCGCAAGCTGACGCCCTATTTCGCCAGCTACACGATTGCGAAGTCGGGTCTGTGGACGATGACGCGCACCGCCGCGCAGGCGCTGGGCCCGCGCGTGCGGGTGAACGGGATCGGCCCCGGGCCGACGCTGAAGAGCACCGAGCAGAGCGAAGAACAGTTCTTTGACCAGCGAGCGCGGACGATTCTGAAGCGGGGCGTGAACCCCGAGGATATCACCGCCGCGCTGGGCTATTTCCTGGAGGCAAAGGCGGTCACGGGCCAGCTGATCTGCGTCGATGGCGGGCAGCATCTGGCATGGCAGACGCCGGATGTTCTGGGGGTCGATGTATAG
- a CDS encoding CoxG family protein — protein sequence MQMSGEREIAADRETVWAALMEPEVLKECVPGAQEVTGNPQEGYEATVTQKVGPVKATFKGMVTFSEMTQPESLRLEGEGKGGAAGFAKGAADVQLEEVEGGTKLTYDVEAKVGGKLAQLGSRIVDGFAKKMADQFFSNLEEVIEGPKEDEPEEQAEKKGWLKRMISKG from the coding sequence ATGCAGATGAGTGGCGAGCGCGAGATCGCGGCGGACCGGGAGACGGTCTGGGCCGCGCTGATGGAGCCGGAAGTCCTGAAGGAATGCGTGCCGGGCGCGCAGGAGGTCACCGGCAACCCGCAGGAGGGGTACGAGGCGACGGTCACGCAAAAGGTCGGGCCGGTGAAGGCCACGTTCAAGGGCATGGTCACGTTCAGCGAGATGACCCAGCCCGAGAGCCTGCGCCTGGAAGGCGAGGGCAAGGGCGGGGCCGCGGGCTTTGCCAAGGGCGCGGCGGATGTGCAGCTGGAGGAGGTCGAGGGCGGCACGAAGCTGACCTATGACGTGGAGGCCAAGGTGGGCGGCAAGCTGGCGCAGCTGGGCAGCCGGATCGTCGACGGGTTTGCCAAGAAGATGGCCGACCAGTTCTTTTCTAACCTCGAGGAGGTCATCGAGGGGCCGAAAGAGGACGAGCCGGAAGAGCAGGCCGAGAAGAAAGGCTGGCTGAAGCGGATGATCTCGAAGGGGTGA
- a CDS encoding ABC transporter permease yields the protein MNFLAITAIYKFEMQRFFRTLLQSFVSPVISTSLYFVVFGAAIGSRIDQVEGVSYGAFIVPGLIMLSVITQAISNASFGIYFPKFIGTIYELLSAPVNFLEIVIGYVGAAATKALFIGVVILATSALFVDVEIQHPGAMVAFLLLTCISFALFGFIIGIWAQNFEQLQLVPLLIVTPLVFLGGSFYSISMLPPFWQTVTLFNPVVYLISGFRWAFFGQADVSIGLSLLAIAGFTALCLFLIWRIFKTGYRIKS from the coding sequence ATGAATTTTCTGGCCATCACGGCGATCTACAAGTTCGAGATGCAGCGGTTCTTTCGCACGCTCTTGCAAAGCTTCGTGTCGCCGGTGATTTCGACCTCGCTTTATTTCGTGGTGTTCGGCGCGGCCATCGGCAGCCGGATCGACCAGGTCGAGGGGGTGAGTTACGGCGCGTTCATCGTGCCGGGGCTGATCATGCTTTCGGTGATCACGCAGGCGATTTCCAACGCCTCCTTCGGGATCTACTTTCCGAAGTTCATCGGCACGATCTATGAGCTCTTGTCGGCGCCGGTGAATTTCCTCGAGATCGTGATCGGGTATGTGGGGGCCGCGGCCACCAAGGCGCTGTTCATCGGTGTGGTGATATTGGCGACCTCGGCGCTGTTCGTGGACGTGGAGATACAGCATCCGGGCGCGATGGTGGCGTTCCTGCTGCTGACCTGCATCAGTTTCGCGCTGTTCGGGTTCATCATAGGGATCTGGGCGCAGAATTTCGAGCAGTTGCAGCTGGTGCCACTGCTGATCGTGACGCCGCTGGTGTTCCTCGGTGGGTCGTTCTACTCGATCTCGATGCTGCCGCCGTTCTGGCAGACGGTGACGCTGTTCAACCCGGTGGTCTATCTGATCTCGGGATTTCGCTGGGCGTTCTTCGGGCAGGCGGATGTGTCCATCGGCCTGAGCCTTTTGGCGATTGCCGGGTTCACGGCGCTGTGCCTGTTCCTGATCTGGCGGATCTTCAAGACCGGGTACCGGATCAAGAGCTGA